TCTTCCAGGCCCAGCGCGGTGATTTCGATGTCGGCGGCCTGCGGGTACTTCGCCAGCAGCGCGCGGATGGCGGCGTCGGAGTCGGCGCAGGCCAGCTCGGCGCGCCCGGCGCGCAGCTGCACGGTCGTGACGCCCGGCAGGTCCGCCAGGTCGCTTTCGCCGGCGCCCGGCACGACGGCCTTGAGCACCCGCCCGGACACCGCGGCGCGGACCTCGGCGACCGGGCCGTCGGCGACGACGGTGCCGTGGCGCATCAGCACCACGCGGTCGGCGTAGTCCTCGGCCTCGGCGAGGTAGTGCGTCGCGAACAGCACGGTCCGGCCGGTGGCGGCGAACTCGCGGATGGACGCCCAGAACGCGCGCCTGCCGTCGACGTCCATCGCGGCGGTGGGCTCGTCGAGCACCAGCAGCCGCGGGTCGCCGGCCAGCGCGAGCGCGAACCGGACGCGCTGCCGCTCGCCGCCGGAGAGCTTGCCGCAGCGGCGCTTCACGAGGTTCTGCAGGCCCGCCCGCGCGATCACCTCGCTCGCGGGCAGCGGCTTGGCGTGCGTCGAGACGATCAGGCCGACGATCTCGCCGACGGTGACGTCCGGCAGCAGCGCACCGTTCTGCATCATGGCGCCGACGAGGCCGTGGTCGACGGCCTCGCGTGGACTGCCCCCGGCGACGGTGACCTCCCCCGCGTCCGGCTTGGTCAGCCCGAGCAGCATGTCGACGGTGGTCGACTTGCCCGCGCCGTTCGGCCCGAGCAGCGCGACGACCTGCCCCTGCGCGACCTCGACGGAAACGCCGTCGACGGCGGTGACCTGACCGAACCGTTTGGTCAGGCCGTGGAGCGCGAACGCCGGTCCCCCACCCATGACGCTCTCCTTTCGTTCGTGGACTTTGCATCGCAAAGTCGCTACCTACTTTGTAACACAAAGTCCACGCGAATTCAAAGCCCACGGTGCCGGAAAGCGCGAAAAACGAGGTGCCGGGCAGCGTGCCCGACACCCCGTTTCCCAGGGTTTGCGCAGGTCAGCCGGTGAACCGCCCGGCGACCAGGCCCTGCGTGGCACTCAAGTCGGCCTTCGCCGCGGCCGGCGCCGGGGGCGTCGGCTGGGGCAGCGGGGCGCACTCGACGTCAGCGGTGCGGCCCGGCTTGCGGGCCGGGAGCGCGCCCGTCGCCAGGTAGTCCGCGATCTTGGTGTCGACGCACGCGTTGCCGCGCGGGGTGATCGCGTGGCTCGTGCCGCCCGGCTCCGCGACCAGCGACGCGCCCGGGAAGCGGCTGCGGACCTCGAGGCTGCCCGGGAACGGCGTCGCCGCGTCCAGCGTCTCGTCGATCATCAGCACGCTCTTGACGCCGCTGCCGTCGATCTTGGTCAGCTTGCCCGCCTTCGCCGGCCAGTACCGGCACGGCGCGTTGAACCAGGCGTTCTGCCAGGTGAAGTACGGCGCCTTCGCGAACGTCTTCCAGTTGTCGATCTTCCACTGGTTCCAGCTCTGCGGCCACTGGACGTCGGAGCACTGCACGGCGAGGTAGACCGCGTAGCCGTTGTCGTCACCACGGCCGCCGAAGGCCTCGAACAGCGACTTCCGGTTCTGCCAGTCCCCCTGGTTGACGAACCGCGAGAGCGCGTCGCCCAGCAGCGTCCACCGCAGCTGGTAGTACGACGCCTGCTGGATGACGTCGATGATCTCGGCCGATCACGCCGCCGGCGAGCCAGCCGAACCAGATGAGGATGTTCTTGTCGAACGCGACGTCCTGGTCGAGGTTGTCGCCGTACCAGACACCGCGCGGGTCGACCGTCGAGTCGAGCACCATCCGGCGCACGTTCTGCGGGAACAGCGAGCCGTACACCTGGCCGAGGTAGGTGCCGTAGGAGTAGCCGTAGAAGTTCAGCTGCTTCTGGCCGAGCGCCTGGCGGATGGAGTCCACGTCCTTGACCGTGTCGGTCGTCTTCATGTTCTCCAGCAGGGCCTTCGAGTTGTTCTTCGCGCACGCTTCGGCGTAGCCCTTGGCGCGGTCGAGCCAGGTCCGCTCGAGCTGCGGCGTGAACGGCACGTACTGGGGCCGGTCGTAGTCCACGTAATTCGGGTCGCAGCTCAGCGCGGGCTTGCTCGCGCCGACGCCGCGCGGGTCGAAGCCGATCCAGTCGTAGGCGTCACCGGCGTGGTTGGGCACGCGCGGGCCGCGGGTGGCCAGCAGCAGGCCGGAGCCGCCGGGGCCGCCCGGGTTGGTCAGCATGACGCCCTGGTACTGCGCGTCCGCGACCTTGTGCTTGACGCGGCTGACGGCGAGCTGGACCTGCTCGCCGTGGGGCTTCGAGTAGTCGAGCGGCACCCCCAGGTACCCGCAGTCGGCACCGGCGGCGACGAGCGTGGGATCGGTACACGGCCCCCAGGTGATCGTCCCGCCGGCCGGCGCGGGCGCCGCGGACGCGGCCGGCACGGCCACGAGCGCGGACGCCACCGCGGCGACGACCGTGGCGAAAACGGCACGTCTCACTGTTTCTCCCTTTCAGCTTCGGCTTCGAGCGCCCTAGCCCCGCGCCGGGCCCTTGAGGACGGCAAACGGCTGCGTGGCCGCGAATGCCCTACGAAAGGTGGAAATCGGATGCGCCGGCCGCCGGCACGGCGGTGCAGGACTCAGCCGAGGCCGAACCGTCCGGAGTGGACGGTCCGGCCGCCCCACGGCCGATCAGGCGTGCCGCTGGACGAAGGCCTCGATCAGCTGCTGCCGCTCGGCCGAGGTCGCCCGCTCGAGCTCGACCGTGTCGCCGTCGATCGTCATCTTGATCTTGTGGCGGCCCGCCTGCCGGCCCAGCCACTCGCGCAGCGTCTCGACCAGGCCGGGGAACACGCCGCCGGCCGCGCTGAACGCCACCATCAGCGAGCCCACCGTCACCGGGTCGGCCGCCTTCGCGCCCGCCGGGACCTCGCCGGGCACCGGACGCAGGTCGACGTCGAGCTCGGTCAGCTCGGCGCGCAGCCGGCGGGCGAGCCGGTCGAGCTCCTCGGCGTCGGCGTCCACCGCTTCGATGCGCAGCAGCGCCCGCCGCGTGTCCGGTTCGGTCATGCGCGCCATGGTGCGCGCCGGACCGACCACGGGCAAGGTCCGTTCGGGCACCGTCAGGCGCGGACCTCGTTGAGGTAGTTGTAGATCGTGTAGCGCGTGACGTCGAGGCGCCCGGCCAGGTGGTCGACCGCGTCCTTGATGAGGAAATAACCGGCTTCGTCCAGCTCCCGGACCACGGCCGCCTTGTGCCGCTTCTTCATCAGGTCCACCGGGATCCCGGCCTTGGCCACCGCGCGGTCGACGAGGAACCGTTGCAGGCTGTCGACGTCCGGTGGGAAAGTCTCCGGCTCCCCGTTTCCGCCCGCCGAAGCCGACGCGTCGACGCTGTTGACGCACAGGCAGCCGACCGCGACCCCGTCGGCGTCGCGCAGGAACAACGTGGACGAGCGGATCGCGCGGCCGTCCGGGCCGTGCGTGCGGTAGTTCGTCAGGTCCTGCGTCGTGCCGCGGCGGACCAGGCCGAGCAGCAGGTCGGTCATCGGGCCGCCGACGCTGCGGCCGGTCAGGTCGCCCGCGATGGCGACGATCGAGTCCGGCAGCCGGCTCAGGTCGTGCAGCAGCACCTCGTTGCCCGGCCCGAGCATCGCCGCGAGCCCCGGGATCGCCGGCACCAGCGCGGTCAGCACCTCGTGCGTCGTCGCGCCCGCGGCCGGGACGACCAGCGGTTCCCGCGGCTTGGTCAGCGTCTCCAGCGCTTCGCGGAGCAGGTCCGCGGCCGCCGCGGGCGTCGACGCGTGCGGCGACAACCGGACGTGCTCGGGCCGCACGGTCGCCGCGATCCCGGCTGTAGCCAGTGCCGCGCCGACCTGCTCGGCCGGGTGGCCGGGCAGTGTGAACGCGAGGATGCCCGCGCGCCGCTCGGTGGCCGAGACGACCTCGGCGCCGCAGGACGCCAGCACCTCTTCGAAGGACGCGATCCGCTCGGCGATCCGCGCCGCGATGGCGCCGACCCCGGCGTCCTCGACCAGTTCGAGGGCCTCGGCGAACGCGCCGGACGTGATCGGGCTGAGGTTCGAGATCGACCAGGCCTGCGCGGTGACGTCCGGCGGGTGGATCTCGTCGTCGAACAGCCCCGGGTCGCGCGCGCCGGTCCAGCCCGAGAACACCGGGTCCATCCGGGCCAAGGCACGGTCGGACAGCACCGCGAAGCCGGTCCCCCAGCCCGCGCGCAGCCACTTCTGGCCGCCGACGACCAGGACGTCGGCGACCTCCCACGGCGCTTCGACCACGCCGAAGCCCTGGATCCCGTCGACGACGAGCAGCCGGTCGCCGACGACGTCCCGCAGCGCCGCGAGGTCGGCGCGGAAGCCGGTGCGGAAGTCGACGGCGCTGACGCTGACCGTCGTGATCTCCGGTGTCAACGCTTCGGCGACGCGCTCAGGAGTCACGTAACCGCCGGTCAGGCGCCGGACGCGAAGCCGTCCGGCCTGTTCGGCGCGCGCCCACGGGTAGGTGTTGGCGGGGAACTCCGCCGCCGACACCAGCACCTCGCCGGCGCTGTGGAACGCGGCCTGGAACAACCCGAGGCTCGTGTTGGGCAGCAGCACGGTGTGGTCGGTGTCCGAGCCGGACAGCCGCGCGGCGGCGGCCTTGGCCCGGACCTCCTGCCGCATCAATTCGTCCACAGTGGACGGTCCGGCCGTGGTTGCCTGGTCGAGCAGCGCGGCCGTCGTGTCGAGCACCGCGTGCGAGGGCGGGCCGAACCGGGCGAAGTCGAGGTAGCCGGCGGGCTCGTCGAACTGGAGCAGGTACCGGGGCGAAATCCGCGTCACGCGAGGATCCTCGCCAGGAACTGCCGGGTGCGTTCGTGCTTCGGCGCGCTCAGCACCTCCGACGGCGGCCCGGTCTCGACGACGGCGCCGTCGGCCAGGAACACCACCTCGTCGGCGGCCTCCGCGGCGAAGCTCATCTCGTGCGTCACGACGACCATCGTCATCCCCTCCCCCGCCAACGTACTCATCACTTCGAGCACCTCCCCGACCAGCTCCGGGTCCAGCGCCGACGTCGGCTCGTCGAACAGCATCAGCTTCGGTTTCATCGCCAGCGACCGCGCGATCGCGACGCGCTGCTGCTGCCCACCGGACAGCTGCGCCGGGTAGGCGTCGGCGCGGTGCGCGAGCCCGACCCGGTCGAGCAGCTCGAGCCCCTGCTTCCGCGCGTCTTCGGGCTTCAAGCCGAGCACCCGGATCGGGCCCTCGACGACGTTCTCGAGAGCCGTCCGGTGCGCGAACAGGTTGAACCGCTGGAACACCATGCCGATGTCGCGCCGCTGCCGGGCGACCTCGTGTTCGCGCAGTTCGTAGAGCTTCCCGCCGCGCTGCCGGAAGCCGATCGGCTCGCCGTCGACCCAGATCTGGCCGGCGTCGATCGTCTCGAGGTGGTTGATGCAGCGCAGGAACGTGCTCTTCCCGGCGCCGGACGGCCCGAGCAGGCAGACGACCTGTCCCTTGTGGACCTCCAGGTCGATGCCACCGAGGACTTCGGTGTGGCCGTAGGACTTCCGGACGCCGACAGCGCGCAGCAGTGGCTCAGACACGGGCACTCCTCACCAGCGGCACGCCGCGCAACGCCTTGCCCGCGCGAGCGAGCGGCCCGCGGTCGGCCTGCCCGAACGCGCGCTCCAGGTAGTGCTGGCCGACCCCGGCGACGGTCACCACGACCATGTACCAGACGGCCGCCGCCAGCAGCGTCTCCATCACCAGCAGGTTGTTCGACGAAATGTTGTTGGCCGCGTGGATCAGCTCGGTCACGCCGATCACCGACGCCATCGACGTCCCCTTGAGCATGTTGATGAAATCGTTGCCGGTCGGCGGGATGATCACGCGCATCGCCTGCGGCAGCACGACCCGGCGCAGCGTCGCGGCCGGCGTCATGCCGATCGACTTCGCCGCTTCGGTCTGCCCGCTGTCGACGCTGTTCAGCCCGGCCCGGACGATCTCGGCCATGTACGCGCTTTCGTTGAGCGCCAGGCCGAGGAACGCGGCGGTGAACGCGCTGATCAGCACGTTCGTCGGCGCGTCGACCAGGAACGGGATGTGGATCACCGGGAAGACGAGCGCCAGGTTGTACCAGAGCAGGATCTGCAGCAGCACCGGCAGGCCGCGGAAGATCCAGATGTAGCCGGCGGCGAACCACCGGGCGACCGGGTTGGCGCTGCGGCGCAGCAGGGCGATCACGACCCCCAGCACGATCGCGACGGCCTGCGACAGCACCGCCAGCACGACGGTGTTGAGCAGGCCCGTCGCCATCACTTTGAAGAAGACGAAGTCCGGGACCTGGCGCCACTCGATCTGGGCGTTGCCGAGGGCGATGCCCAGCAGCACGAGCAGCGCGAGGATGACGACGGCGGCGACCCAGCGGCCCCAGTGGCGCAGCCGGACGATCGGCAGCGGTTCAGTCGCCGCCACCTCACGATCCACCATTGACCGCGGCCTCCTTGATCGCACCCTGGTCGACGCCCCAGGCCTGCAGGATCTTGCCGTAGGTGCCGTCGGCGATGAGCGCCTGCAGGGCCTTCTGCACGGAGTCGCGCAGCGGCGTGTTCTGCTTGTTGACGCCGATGCCGTAGGGCCCGCCTTCGATCGGTTCACCCGGGACGACCTCGAAGAACTTGCCGTCGCCCGCGGTCCGCGAGATGTAGACGGCGCTGGGCAGGTCGTTGAGGATCGCCGCGACGCGGCCGGTGCGCAGCTGGTTCTGGTTCTGGTTGTCGCTGTCGGTCGCGGTGACGGTGAGCGCGGGCTTGCCTGCCTGCGTGCACTTGGTGCTCTGCGCTTCGGCGAACTTCTGGTGGCTGGTGCCCTGCACGACGGCGACGTTCTTGCCGCAGAGGGTGTCCGGGCCGGTGATGCCGTCCGGGTTGCCCTTGCGGATCATGATCGTGATGCCCGAGGTGAAGTAGTCGACGAAGTCGATCTGCGCCTGGCGGGCCTTGGTGTCGTTCATACCGGCCATGGTCAGGTCGATGCGGCCGGACTGGAGGCTGGTGATGAGCGAGCCGAACGCCATGTCCTGGTGGGCGACGGTGACGCCGAGCTTGGCCGCGATCGCCTTGGCCAGGTCGACCTCGTAGCCGATCGGGGTCTTGCCGTCGGCGGCGTAGAAGTTGTTCGGCGCGGACTGCAGGTTCGACGCCAGGTGCAGCACGCCCGCCTGCTTGACGTTCGTCGGCAAGGCGGCGTTGAGCTGGGCGTCCTTCTGCACGCCCTGGACGATCGCCGCGGTGTCCGGGATGCCGGACGCGGGGGCGCCGGCGGCCTGCGACGTCCCGCCCGCGCCGTCCGGGCCACCACCACAAGCCGTCACCAGCACGGCCAGGCTCGCGAGCAACACCGCCTGCGCGGCACGGGAACGGGACATAACGGACCTCCACTGTTCGGCTGGCCGGAACGGTACAACTCGTTGTTGAAGAGGTCAACTGGCTGTTGAAATCCGGCTCGGTGCTAACTTTCGCGCATGAGCCTGCGGATCGGCATCCTCGGGGCGGCTCGCATCGCCCCCGCTGCCCTGGTCAAGCCCGCTTCAGCCAGCTCCGAGGTCGACGTCGTCGCGGTCGCCGCGCGGTCTCTCGATCGCGCGCAAACGTTTGCGACCAAGCACGGCATCCCGCGTGTTTTCGAGGGCTACGAGGCCTTGCTCGCCGACCCGGACGTCGACGCCGTCTACAACCCGCTGCCGAACGGCCTCCACGGCCGGTGGACGCGGGCGGCACTGGCGGCGGGCAAGCACGTGCTGTGCGAGAAGCCGTTCACGGCCAACGCGGCGGAGGCGCGGGAGATCGCGGACCTGGCGGCGGCGTCGGACCGCGTCGTGATGGAGGCGTTCCACTACCGCTACCACCCGCTGGCCCTGCGGGCGGAGGAGATCGTGGCGTCGGGCGAACTGGGTGAGCTGCAGCGCGTCGAGACGGCGTTGTGCTTCCCGCTGCCGAAGTTCTCCGACATCCGCTACGACTACGAGCTGGCGGGCGGCGCGACGATGGACGCGGGCTGCTACGCGGTCCACATGGCCCGGATCTTCGGCGGCGAGACCCCGGCAGTCGTCTCGGCGTCGGCGAAGCTGCGTTCACCGCGGGTCGACCGGGCGATGACGGCGGAGCTGCGCTACCC
This genomic window from Amycolatopsis mongoliensis contains:
- a CDS encoding aminotransferase class V-fold PLP-dependent enzyme, coding for MTRISPRYLLQFDEPAGYLDFARFGPPSHAVLDTTAALLDQATTAGPSTVDELMRQEVRAKAAAARLSGSDTDHTVLLPNTSLGLFQAAFHSAGEVLVSAAEFPANTYPWARAEQAGRLRVRRLTGGYVTPERVAEALTPEITTVSVSAVDFRTGFRADLAALRDVVGDRLLVVDGIQGFGVVEAPWEVADVLVVGGQKWLRAGWGTGFAVLSDRALARMDPVFSGWTGARDPGLFDDEIHPPDVTAQAWSISNLSPITSGAFAEALELVEDAGVGAIAARIAERIASFEEVLASCGAEVVSATERRAGILAFTLPGHPAEQVGAALATAGIAATVRPEHVRLSPHASTPAAAADLLREALETLTKPREPLVVPAAGATTHEVLTALVPAIPGLAAMLGPGNEVLLHDLSRLPDSIVAIAGDLTGRSVGGPMTDLLLGLVRRGTTQDLTNYRTHGPDGRAIRSSTLFLRDADGVAVGCLCVNSVDASASAGGNGEPETFPPDVDSLQRFLVDRAVAKAGIPVDLMKKRHKAAVVRELDEAGYFLIKDAVDHLAGRLDVTRYTIYNYLNEVRA
- a CDS encoding Gfo/Idh/MocA family protein, giving the protein MSLRIGILGAARIAPAALVKPASASSEVDVVAVAARSLDRAQTFATKHGIPRVFEGYEALLADPDVDAVYNPLPNGLHGRWTRAALAAGKHVLCEKPFTANAAEAREIADLAAASDRVVMEAFHYRYHPLALRAEEIVASGELGELQRVETALCFPLPKFSDIRYDYELAGGATMDAGCYAVHMARIFGGETPAVVSASAKLRSPRVDRAMTAELRYPSGHTGRVECSMWSSSFLKISAKVTGSKGSLAIVNPLMPQAFHRFTVRIGDTRRTEKFPRRASYAYQLDAFTAAVLRGEPVKTSAADAVETMTVIDEIYRAAGLPPREPGEQP
- a CDS encoding effector-associated constant component EACC1, which translates into the protein MTEPDTRRALLRIEAVDADAEELDRLARRLRAELTELDVDLRPVPGEVPAGAKAADPVTVGSLMVAFSAAGGVFPGLVETLREWLGRQAGRHKIKMTIDGDTVELERATSAERQQLIEAFVQRHA
- a CDS encoding amino acid ABC transporter permease, yielding MAATEPLPIVRLRHWGRWVAAVVILALLVLLGIALGNAQIEWRQVPDFVFFKVMATGLLNTVVLAVLSQAVAIVLGVVIALLRRSANPVARWFAAGYIWIFRGLPVLLQILLWYNLALVFPVIHIPFLVDAPTNVLISAFTAAFLGLALNESAYMAEIVRAGLNSVDSGQTEAAKSIGMTPAATLRRVVLPQAMRVIIPPTGNDFINMLKGTSMASVIGVTELIHAANNISSNNLLVMETLLAAAVWYMVVVTVAGVGQHYLERAFGQADRGPLARAGKALRGVPLVRSARV
- a CDS encoding ABC transporter substrate-binding protein, translated to MSRSRAAQAVLLASLAVLVTACGGGPDGAGGTSQAAGAPASGIPDTAAIVQGVQKDAQLNAALPTNVKQAGVLHLASNLQSAPNNFYAADGKTPIGYEVDLAKAIAAKLGVTVAHQDMAFGSLITSLQSGRIDLTMAGMNDTKARQAQIDFVDYFTSGITIMIRKGNPDGITGPDTLCGKNVAVVQGTSHQKFAEAQSTKCTQAGKPALTVTATDSDNQNQNQLRTGRVAAILNDLPSAVYISRTAGDGKFFEVVPGEPIEGGPYGIGVNKQNTPLRDSVQKALQALIADGTYGKILQAWGVDQGAIKEAAVNGGS
- a CDS encoding ABC transporter ATP-binding protein, which encodes MGGGPAFALHGLTKRFGQVTAVDGVSVEVAQGQVVALLGPNGAGKSTTVDMLLGLTKPDAGEVTVAGGSPREAVDHGLVGAMMQNGALLPDVTVGEIVGLIVSTHAKPLPASEVIARAGLQNLVKRRCGKLSGGERQRVRFALALAGDPRLLVLDEPTAAMDVDGRRAFWASIREFAATGRTVLFATHYLAEAEDYADRVVLMRHGTVVADGPVAEVRAAVSGRVLKAVVPGAGESDLADLPGVTTVQLRAGRAELACADSDAAIRALLAKYPQAADIEITALGLEEAFLALTADETEGVAA
- a CDS encoding amino acid ABC transporter ATP-binding protein encodes the protein MSEPLLRAVGVRKSYGHTEVLGGIDLEVHKGQVVCLLGPSGAGKSTFLRCINHLETIDAGQIWVDGEPIGFRQRGGKLYELREHEVARQRRDIGMVFQRFNLFAHRTALENVVEGPIRVLGLKPEDARKQGLELLDRVGLAHRADAYPAQLSGGQQQRVAIARSLAMKPKLMLFDEPTSALDPELVGEVLEVMSTLAGEGMTMVVVTHEMSFAAEAADEVVFLADGAVVETGPPSEVLSAPKHERTRQFLARILA